In Manis pentadactyla isolate mManPen7 chromosome 11, mManPen7.hap1, whole genome shotgun sequence, one DNA window encodes the following:
- the NFATC4 gene encoding nuclear factor of activated T-cells, cytoplasmic 4 has protein sequence MGAASCEDDELEFKLVFGEEKEAPPLGAGGSGEELDSEDAPPCCRLALGEPPPYGAAPIGIPRPPPPRPGMHSPPPRPAPSPGTWESQPARSVRLGGPGGGSGGAGGSRVLECPSIRITSISPTPAPPAALEDSPDVWGDGSPRDYPPPEGFGGYREAGGQGGGPFFSPSPGSSSLSSWSFFSDASDEAALYAACDEVESELNEAASRFGLGSPLPSPRASPRPWTPDDPWSLYGPSSGGRGPEDSWLLLSAPGPTPASPRPASPCGKRRYSSSGTPSSASPALSRRGSLGEEGPEPPPPPPLPLARDPGSPGPFDYVGAPPAESIPQKTRRTSSEQAVAQPRSEEPTPCNGKLSSGAEEAGAPPGGPRKEVAGMDYLAVPSPLTWSKARIGGHSPIFRTSALPPLDWPLPSQYEQLELRIEVQPRAHHRAHYETEGSRGAVKAAPGGHPLVKLLGYSEKPLTLQMFIGTADERNLRPHAFYQVHRITGKMVATASYEAVVSGTKVLEMTLLPENNMAANIDCAGILKLRNSDIELRKGETDIGRKNTRVRLVFRVHVPQGSGKVVSVQTASVPIECSQRSAQELPQVEAYSPSACSVRGGEELVLTGSNFLPDSKVVFIERGPDGKLQWEEEATVNRLQSNEVTLTLTVPEYSNKRVSRPVQAYFYVSNGRRKRSPTQSFKFLPVIFKEEPLPDASLRGFPSASGPPFGTDMDFSPPRPPYPSYPHEDPAYETPYLSEGFSYGTPPLCPQTGPPPCYRSGLRLFPETGCTTGCSRPPPVSFLPRPFPSDPYGGRGSPFPLGLPFPPPAPFRPSLPSSPPLEGPFPSQSGVHAPSAEGFNEVGPSYGPGEGAPEQEKSRGGYSSGFRDSVPIQGITLEEVSEIIGRDLSGFPAPPGEEPPA, from the exons ATGGGGGCAGCAAGCTGCGAAGATGACGAGCTGGAATTTAAGCTGGTGTTCGGGGAGGAAAAGGAGGCCCCCCCGCTGGGCGCGGGGGGTTCGGGGGAAG AACTGGACTCAGAGGACGCCCCACCATGCTGCCGTCTGGCCCTGGGGGAGCCCCCTCCCTATGGCGCTGCCCCTATTGGCATTCCCCGGCCTCCACCCCCTCGGCCTGGCATGCACTCACCACCACCCCGCCCAGCCCCCTCACCTGGCACTTGGGAGAGCCAGCCAGCCCGGTCAGTGAGGCTGGGGGGCCCAGGAGGGGGGTCCgggggggctgggggaagccGTGTTCTTGAGTGTCCCAGCATCCGCATCACTTCCATCTCTCCCACGCCGGCCCCGCCTGCCGCGCTGGAGGACAGCCCGGACGTCTGGGGGGATGGCTCTCCCAGGGATTACCCCCCACCAGAAGGCTTTGGGGGCTACCGAGAGGCAGGGGGCCAGGGAGGGGGCCCCTTCTTCAGCCCGAGCCCTGGCAGCAGCAGCCTGTCCtcgtggagcttcttttcagacGCTTCCGATGAGGCAGCTCTGTATGCCGCCTGCGATGAGGTGGAGTCCGAGCTAAATGAGGCTGCCTCCCGCTTCGGCCTGGGCTCTCCACTGCCCTCACCCCGGGCCTCTCCTAGGCCATGGACCCCAGATGATCCCTGGAGCCTGTATGGTCCCAGCTCTGGAGGCCGGGGGCCAGAGGATAGCTGGCTACTCCTCAGTGCTCCTGGGcccacccctgcctccccacGGCCTGCCTCTCCATGTGGCAAGCGGCGTTATTCCAGCTCGGGGACCCCATCTTCAGCCTCCCCAGCTCTGTCCCGCCGTGGCAGTCTcggggaggaggggcctgagcccCCTCCACCACCCCCATTGCCTCTGGCCCGGGATCCTGGCTCCCCTGGTCCCTTTGACTACGTGGGGGCCCCACCTGCGGAGAGCATCCCCCAGAAGACCCGGCGGACTTCCAGTGAGCAGGCAGTGGCCCAGCCTCGGTCTGAGGAACCTACCCCCTGCAATGGGAAGCTgtcttctggagcagaggaggCCGGGGCTCCCCCTGGGGGTCCTCGGAAGGAAGTGGCTGGCATGGACTACCTGGCTGTGCCCTCCCCTCTTACTTGGTCCAAGGCCCGGATTGGGGGACACAGCCCCATCTTCAG GACCTCTGCCCTACCCCCACTGGACTGGCCTCTGCCCAGCCAGTATGAGCAGCTGGAGCTGAGGATCGAGGTGCAGCCTAGAGCCCACCACCGGGCCCACTATGAGACAGAGGGCAGCCGCGGAGCTGTCAAAGCTGCTCCTGGTGGTCACCCTTTAGTCAAG CTCTTAGGTTACAGTGAGAAGCCCCTGACCCTACAGATGTTCATTGGCACTGCAGATGAAAGGAACCTGAGGCCCCATGCCTTCTATCAGGTGCACCGTATCACAGGAAAGATGGTGGCCACGGCCAGCTATGAGGCTGTAGTCAGTGGCACCAAGGTGTTGGAGATGACTCTGCTTCCTGAGAACAACATGGCAGCCAA CATTGACTGTGCTGGAATCCTGAAGCTTCGGAATTCAGACATTGAGCTGAGGAAGGGGGAGACGGACATCGGGCGCAAGAACACACGTGTGCGGCTGGTATTCCGGGTCCATGTGCCCCAGGGCAGCGGGAAGGTTGTCTCCGTGCAGACAGCATCTGTGCCCATCGAGTGTT CTCAGCGCTCAGCCCAGGAGCTGCCTCAGGTGGAGGCCTACAGCCCCAGTGCCTGCTCTGTGAGAGGAGGAGAGGAACTCGTGCTGACTGGCTCCAACTTCCTGCCAGACTCCAAGGTGGTATTCATCGAGAGGGGCCCCG ATGGAAAGCTGCAGTGGGAGGAGGAGGCCACAGTGAACCGGTTGCAGAGCAATGAG GTCACGCTGACCCTGACTGTCCCTGAGTACAGCAACAAGCGGGTGTCTAGGCCCGTCCAGGCCTACTTTTATGTTTCCAATGGACGGAGGAAGCGTAGCCCTACCCAGAGTTTCAAGTTCCTGCCTG TGATCTTTAAGGAGGAGCCTCTGCCAGATGCATCTCTCCGGGGCTTCCCTTCAGCATCGGGTCCCCCCTTTGGCACTGACATGGACTTCTCACCACCCCGGCCCCCTTACCCCTCTTATCCCCATGAAGACCCTGCTTATGAAACTCCTTACCTGTCAGAAGGCTTCAGCTATGGCACACCCCCTCTGTGTCCCCAGACAGGGCCCCCACCATGCTACAGATCTGGTCTGCGGTTGTTCCCTGAGACTGGGTGTACTACAGGTTGTTCCCGCCCACCTCCAGTCTCCTTCCTTCCCCGGCCCTTCCCCAGTGATCCCTATGGAGGACGGGGCTCCCCTTTTCCCCTGGGGCTGCCattccctcctccagcccccttCCGGCCTTCCCTGCCTTCATCCCCACCTCTTGAAGGTCCCTTTCCTTCCCAGAGTGGTGTCCATGCCCCATCTGCTGAGGGATTCAATGAGGTAGGGCCAAGCTAtggccctggggagggggctccGGAGCAGGAGAAATCCAGGGGTGGCTACAGCAGCGGCTTCCGAGACAGTGTCCCTATCCAGGGTATCACGCTGGAGGAAG TGAGTGAGATCATTGGCCGAGACCTGAGTGGCTTCCCTGCACCTCCTGGAGAAGAGCCTCCTGCCTGA